In one Bacillus thuringiensis genomic region, the following are encoded:
- a CDS encoding YaaC family protein, with product MHQTSCTWQQLSFFFSSQNVQRYLARCYEKSSIQDAEKKSFENCYPFIYYLEHGKNYYELYKTAPFSIQPMLLFYGISQLFKACLLTIDPNYPESTTVLAHGVTTRKRKKQGYQFLEDEVKVQKNGLFTHVAEQLFHMKHLEAEKFNMLELMGNIPELQNLFRYSQKGSTLYKIDSTIKNELSFSVNLLDRLHMTKERFSRYIETSCKHLSIQHVPEKTNESNLLFTGPIQSWNPMYSTPLYYEHLTNTYYLPLTTDPRNPKPILPELLIHYLLLYNLSMISRYETDWWYDLLGSYGSEDYPFIYQFLSISAQKIPYYISNFLLMEPNLFHGK from the coding sequence ATGCATCAAACATCTTGTACTTGGCAGCAGTTAAGTTTCTTTTTTTCATCTCAAAACGTACAACGTTATCTTGCCCGTTGTTACGAAAAATCCTCTATTCAGGATGCCGAAAAAAAAAGTTTTGAAAATTGTTATCCCTTTATTTATTACTTAGAACACGGGAAAAATTATTATGAATTATATAAGACAGCTCCATTTTCCATTCAACCAATGTTGTTATTTTATGGAATTAGTCAACTTTTTAAAGCATGCCTACTAACTATTGACCCTAACTATCCTGAATCCACTACTGTTTTAGCTCATGGCGTTACAACTCGCAAACGAAAAAAACAAGGGTATCAATTTTTAGAAGATGAGGTGAAGGTACAAAAAAACGGATTATTTACTCATGTTGCAGAACAACTGTTTCACATGAAACACTTAGAAGCAGAAAAATTTAACATGTTAGAATTAATGGGAAATATTCCAGAATTACAAAATTTATTTCGTTATAGTCAAAAAGGATCAACTTTATATAAAATCGATTCAACAATTAAAAATGAGCTCTCCTTTTCAGTCAACCTACTAGATCGATTACATATGACTAAAGAGAGATTTTCTCGTTACATTGAAACATCTTGTAAGCATTTATCAATACAGCACGTACCTGAGAAGACTAATGAATCGAATTTACTTTTTACAGGGCCCATTCAATCATGGAATCCTATGTACAGTACTCCTTTATACTATGAACATCTTACTAATACTTATTATTTGCCACTTACGACTGATCCTAGAAATCCTAAGCCAATATTACCCGAACTCCTCATTCATTATTTATTGCTCTATAATTTAAGCATGATTTCTAGGTATGAAACAGATTGGTGGTATGACTTACTTGGCAGTTATGGTTCTGAAGATTATCCATTTATTTATCAATTTCTAAGTATTTCTGCTCAAAAAATCCCTTACTATATTTCAAATTTTTTATTAATGGAACCAAATCTATTTCATGGGAAATAA
- the guaB gene encoding IMP dehydrogenase → MWESKFVKEGLTFDDVLLVPARSDILPREVSVKTVLSESLQLNIPLISAGMDTVTEADMAIAMARQGGLGIIHKNMSIEQQAEQVDKVKRSESGVISDPFFLTPEHQVYDAEHLMGKYRISGVPVVNNLDERKLVGIITNRDMRFIQDYSIKISDVMTKEQLITAPVGTTLEEAEKILQKYKIEKLPLVDNNGVLQGLITIKDIEKVIEFPNSAKDKQGRLLVGAAVGVTADAMLRIDALVKASVDAIVLDTAHGHSKGVIDKVKEVRAKYPSLNIIAGNVATAEATKALIEAGANVVKVGIGPGSICTTRVVAGVGVPQLTAVYDCATEARKHGIPVIADGGIKYSGDMVKALAAGAHVVMLGSMFAGVAESPGETEIYQGRQFKVYRGMGSVGAMEKGSKDRYFQEGNKKLVPEGIEGRVPYKGPLADTVHQLVGGLRAGMGYCGAQDLEFLRENAQFIRMSGAGLRESHPHHVQITKEAPNYSL, encoded by the coding sequence ATGTGGGAATCTAAATTTGTTAAAGAAGGTTTGACTTTTGATGATGTATTACTTGTACCAGCTAGGTCAGATATATTACCAAGAGAAGTAAGTGTTAAAACAGTTTTATCTGAAAGCTTACAGCTAAACATCCCGTTAATTAGTGCAGGAATGGATACAGTAACAGAAGCTGACATGGCTATTGCAATGGCTCGCCAGGGTGGTTTAGGAATTATTCATAAGAATATGTCTATTGAGCAACAAGCAGAGCAAGTTGATAAAGTAAAGCGCTCTGAAAGCGGCGTTATTTCAGATCCTTTCTTCTTAACTCCAGAACATCAAGTATATGATGCAGAACATCTTATGGGAAAATATCGTATCTCAGGTGTACCGGTTGTAAATAATTTAGATGAGCGAAAATTAGTTGGTATTATTACAAACCGTGATATGCGCTTCATCCAAGACTACTCAATCAAAATTTCTGACGTAATGACAAAAGAACAATTAATTACAGCTCCAGTTGGTACTACACTGGAAGAAGCTGAAAAGATCCTACAAAAGTATAAAATTGAAAAACTCCCTCTTGTTGATAATAACGGTGTATTACAAGGGCTTATTACAATAAAAGATATTGAAAAAGTAATTGAATTCCCAAACTCTGCTAAAGATAAGCAAGGACGCTTATTAGTTGGAGCAGCAGTTGGTGTAACAGCGGATGCTATGCTTCGCATCGATGCATTAGTAAAAGCTAGTGTAGATGCAATTGTACTTGATACAGCACATGGGCATTCTAAAGGTGTTATTGATAAGGTAAAAGAAGTTCGTGCTAAATATCCATCACTAAATATTATCGCTGGAAATGTTGCTACTGCTGAAGCAACGAAAGCACTAATTGAAGCTGGTGCAAACGTAGTTAAAGTTGGTATTGGACCAGGTTCTATTTGTACAACACGCGTTGTAGCCGGTGTTGGTGTACCACAATTAACTGCGGTTTATGATTGTGCAACAGAAGCTCGTAAACACGGCATTCCAGTTATTGCTGATGGCGGTATTAAGTACTCTGGTGATATGGTGAAAGCTTTAGCGGCAGGAGCACATGTTGTTATGCTAGGTAGCATGTTTGCAGGTGTTGCAGAAAGCCCTGGAGAAACTGAAATTTACCAAGGTCGTCAATTTAAAGTGTATCGTGGTATGGGTTCTGTCGGTGCGATGGAAAAAGGAAGTAAAGATCGTTACTTCCAAGAAGGCAATAAAAAACTTGTCCCAGAAGGTATTGAAGGACGAGTACCATATAAAGGACCTTTAGCAGATACAGTTCACCAATTAGTTGGTGGCTTACGTGCAGGTATGGGATATTGCGGAGCACAGGATTTAGAATTCTTACGCGAAAATGCACAATTCATTCGTATGTCAGGTGCTGGCTTACGTGAAAGTCATCCTCATCACGTACAAATTACAAAAGAGGCTCCAAACTACTCATTATAA
- the dacA gene encoding D-alanyl-D-alanine carboxypeptidase DacA, producing the protein MFCKRFIALVTVLTLACSIFMPYSNASAETGAALNIEAGAAILVEANSGKILYQKNADELLSIASMTKMMSEYLVHEAVDKGKLKWDQKIKVSEYAYKVSQDASLSNVALEKGGSYTVKELYEAMAIFSANGATIALAEAIAGKEVDFVKMMNDKSKELGLKNYKFVNSTGLTNKDLKGMHPEGTTADEENKMSAKDVATLAQHLIKDYPKVLDTAKIPKKEFRPEKEKFAMSNWNWMLKGLVKEYDGVDGLKTGSTPEAGDCFTGTVERNGMRFISVVIKTSSHTARFDETKKLYDYGFANFEVKQMYKKGSSVKGQETVRVENAKDKDVAVQTKQAISLPVPKGSKDVYKTELKESSKGQEAPIKKGAALGQMVITPKDTNDPGFLTGKSLQVDLVTTSEVEEANWFTRAMRGIGSFFSGMWNSAVDTVKGWF; encoded by the coding sequence ATGTTTTGCAAAAGATTCATTGCTTTGGTAACAGTGCTTACACTAGCTTGTAGCATTTTTATGCCATATAGCAATGCATCAGCTGAAACAGGAGCCGCTTTAAACATTGAAGCAGGTGCGGCAATTTTAGTAGAAGCGAATTCTGGGAAAATTTTATATCAAAAGAATGCAGATGAATTATTATCCATTGCTAGTATGACAAAGATGATGAGTGAATATTTAGTTCACGAAGCAGTGGATAAAGGAAAACTTAAGTGGGACCAGAAAATTAAGGTTTCTGAATATGCATATAAGGTTTCACAAGATGCTTCATTATCAAATGTTGCATTAGAAAAAGGTGGCTCTTATACAGTAAAAGAGTTATACGAGGCAATGGCAATCTTTTCTGCAAATGGTGCAACAATTGCATTAGCAGAAGCAATTGCAGGTAAAGAAGTAGACTTCGTAAAAATGATGAATGATAAATCGAAAGAACTAGGGTTGAAAAATTATAAATTTGTCAATTCTACAGGTTTAACGAATAAAGATTTAAAGGGAATGCATCCTGAAGGAACAACAGCGGATGAAGAAAATAAAATGTCTGCAAAGGATGTTGCAACTTTAGCACAACATTTAATTAAAGATTATCCAAAAGTGTTAGATACAGCAAAAATCCCTAAAAAAGAATTCCGTCCAGAAAAAGAGAAGTTTGCAATGTCGAACTGGAACTGGATGTTAAAGGGCTTAGTTAAAGAATATGATGGCGTAGACGGCCTAAAAACAGGCTCAACTCCAGAAGCAGGAGATTGCTTCACTGGTACGGTTGAAAGAAACGGAATGCGTTTTATTTCTGTAGTTATTAAAACAAGTTCTCATACAGCACGTTTTGATGAAACAAAGAAGCTATATGATTATGGATTTGCTAACTTTGAAGTGAAACAAATGTATAAAAAAGGTTCTTCAGTAAAAGGACAAGAAACAGTACGAGTAGAAAATGCGAAAGATAAAGATGTAGCAGTTCAAACGAAACAAGCTATTTCACTTCCAGTGCCAAAAGGAAGTAAAGATGTTTATAAAACGGAATTAAAAGAATCAAGTAAGGGACAAGAAGCACCTATTAAAAAGGGAGCGGCGCTTGGTCAAATGGTAATTACGCCAAAAGATACAAACGACCCTGGATTTTTAACTGGTAAGTCACTGCAAGTGGATCTTGTAACAACATCTGAAGTGGAAGAAGCAAACTGGTTTACTCGTGCTATGCGCGGAATTGGTTCATTCTTTAGTGGTATGTGGAATAGTGCTGTTGATACAGTAAAAGGTTGGTTTTAA
- the pdxS gene encoding pyridoxal 5'-phosphate synthase lyase subunit PdxS produces the protein MTNVTGTERVKRGMAEMQKGGVIMDVVNAEQAKIAEEAGAVAVMALERVPADIRAAGGVSRMADPTIVEEVMGAVSIPVMAKCRIGHLVEARVLESLGVDYIDESEVLTPADEVYHLNKRDYTVPFVCGCRDIGEAARRIAEGASMLRTKGEPGTGNIVEAVRHMRQVNAEIRQVASLREDELMTYAKNTGAPYEVLLEIKRLGRLPVVNFAAGGVATPADAALMMQLGADGVFVGSGIFKSENPAKFARAIVEATTHYEDYELIASLSKGLGNAMKGIEISTLLPEQRMQERGW, from the coding sequence ATGACAAATGTAACAGGGACAGAACGTGTAAAACGTGGAATGGCAGAAATGCAAAAAGGCGGCGTTATTATGGACGTAGTTAACGCTGAACAAGCAAAAATTGCAGAAGAGGCAGGCGCAGTTGCCGTTATGGCATTAGAGCGTGTACCAGCAGATATTCGTGCAGCAGGTGGCGTTTCTCGTATGGCAGACCCAACAATCGTTGAAGAAGTTATGGGTGCAGTGTCAATTCCGGTTATGGCAAAATGCCGTATCGGTCACCTTGTAGAAGCACGTGTATTAGAATCATTAGGGGTAGACTATATCGATGAGAGTGAAGTATTAACTCCTGCCGATGAAGTATACCATTTAAATAAACGTGATTACACAGTTCCGTTTGTATGTGGTTGCCGTGATATCGGAGAAGCTGCACGTCGTATTGCAGAAGGTGCATCTATGCTTCGTACAAAAGGTGAACCAGGAACAGGAAACATTGTAGAGGCAGTGCGTCATATGCGCCAAGTCAATGCAGAAATCCGTCAAGTTGCAAGTCTACGTGAAGATGAGTTAATGACATATGCAAAAAATACTGGTGCTCCTTATGAAGTACTACTTGAAATTAAACGCCTTGGTCGTTTACCAGTTGTAAACTTCGCAGCAGGTGGTGTAGCAACACCAGCAGATGCAGCGTTAATGATGCAACTTGGTGCGGATGGTGTATTTGTAGGATCTGGTATCTTCAAATCAGAGAATCCAGCGAAATTTGCACGTGCAATCGTTGAAGCGACAACTCATTATGAGGATTACGAACTAATTGCAAGCCTTTCTAAAGGATTAGGTAATGCGATGAAAGGTATCGAAATTTCAACGTTATTACCAGAACAACGCATGCAAGAGCGTGGATGGTAA
- the pdxT gene encoding pyridoxal 5'-phosphate synthase glutaminase subunit PdxT, with protein MVKIGVLGLQGAVREHVKSVEASGAEAVVVKRIEQLEEIDGLILPGGESTTMRRLIDKYAFMEPLRTFAKSGKPMFGTCAGMILLAKTLIGYEEAHIGAMDITVERNAFGRQKDSFEAALSIEGVGEDFVGVFIRAPYVVEVADNVEVLSKHGDRMVAVRQNQFLAASFHPELTDDHRVTAYFVEMVKEAKMKKVV; from the coding sequence ATGGTGAAAATCGGTGTACTAGGTCTTCAAGGTGCAGTTCGTGAGCATGTGAAATCAGTTGAAGCAAGTGGTGCAGAAGCTGTTGTTGTAAAGCGTATAGAACAACTTGAAGAAATTGATGGTCTTATTTTACCGGGCGGTGAAAGTACAACAATGCGCCGTCTTATTGATAAGTATGCTTTCATGGAACCACTTCGTACATTCGCGAAGTCTGGTAAACCAATGTTTGGTACATGTGCAGGGATGATTCTTCTTGCGAAAACACTTATTGGCTATGAAGAAGCACATATTGGTGCTATGGATATTACAGTTGAGCGCAATGCGTTCGGACGCCAAAAGGATAGTTTTGAAGCTGCACTTTCAATTGAAGGCGTGGGTGAAGACTTCGTTGGTGTATTTATCCGTGCGCCGTATGTTGTAGAAGTAGCTGATAATGTTGAAGTGCTTTCTAAGCATGGTGATCGAATGGTAGCGGTAAGACAAAATCAGTTTTTAGCTGCTTCATTCCATCCGGAATTAACAGATGATCATCGTGTGACAGCATACTTTGTTGAAATGGTAAAAGAAGCGAAAATGAAAAAAGTTGTATAA